A genome region from Streptomyces sp. ITFR-16 includes the following:
- a CDS encoding MarR family transcriptional regulator — protein sequence MTTTQHTPDAELAAQPAAYWTGVAYEALIAFTRARQAELGFSQPQFWLLRNLSENDLSPDGRGRTVSELREAMESYLRAEDDLAAEADVLVERGWLRRDGEGRVWITSAGEDARVGLKAHAPAIRARIHEGIDDADYVTALKVLQRMILNTGGSLG from the coding sequence ATGACCACGACCCAGCACACCCCCGACGCCGAGCTCGCCGCGCAGCCGGCCGCCTACTGGACCGGCGTGGCGTACGAGGCGCTCATCGCGTTCACTCGGGCGCGGCAGGCCGAGTTGGGGTTCAGCCAGCCGCAGTTCTGGTTGCTGCGCAATCTGTCGGAGAACGATCTGTCGCCCGACGGGCGCGGGCGAACCGTTTCCGAGCTTCGGGAGGCCATGGAGTCCTACCTCCGGGCCGAGGACGACCTGGCGGCCGAGGCGGATGTGCTGGTGGAGCGGGGGTGGCTCCGGCGGGACGGTGAGGGGCGGGTCTGGATCACCTCGGCGGGGGAGGACGCGCGGGTCGGGCTCAAGGCGCATGCGCCGGCCATCCGGGCCCGGATCCACGAGGGGATCGACGATGCCGATTACGTCACCGCGCTGAAGGTGCTCCAGCGGATGATCCTGAACACCGGGGGTTCGCTTGGCTGA
- a CDS encoding condensation domain-containing protein: protein MLTPTPSEALLDLAADVMGLDARTLAPRAAGSPFITLGGTYDRAMRLRLRAGETLGLGLEPHRLMGPAPLADVLDRAVPVPAPSPRLAHRPAWRPLLPGQSAALAAEREAGAHAVHRVLSAELTGPLDVPALRTAIDALCARHEGLRTAFAPFGQGLARRVLDRHPAPLVTLRHLPPDAGVEPVAAAHLRLTADLRRLAGQPGSPPLAFVLAALGPDRHLLSFVHHEAVADGFSAALVWRELLDGYHRVTHGLPPDRSPAPAPDTVLPDGAPSGVPAGSGGHEGGTVPRFRTERLGFGLDTALRDAVDRTARRAGVPHSGVLLAAWALALGRGSGAETVAVDVELPRHPGAAPVRSVAPCAASVPVSCALEGTTDYFLRGVACAFGEALAAAEAPAGGEGRGTAHALAPSAPARVLFAARDEWLPASCAYGPLGVRFHHGRLGAGPAQAALSVLRWREDPLLCLDFAPSVIERASAVRLVAEVQQTLRALVRARSWAPVDDLLPRSGARGTAPFSATGTVPLPLC from the coding sequence ATGCTGACCCCGACTCCCTCGGAGGCGCTGCTCGACCTGGCCGCGGACGTGATGGGCCTCGATGCGCGCACCCTGGCGCCCCGGGCCGCCGGTTCGCCCTTCATCACCCTGGGCGGGACCTACGACCGGGCGATGCGGCTGCGGCTGCGGGCCGGCGAGACGCTGGGGCTCGGCCTGGAACCGCACCGGCTGATGGGTCCCGCGCCGCTCGCGGACGTACTCGACCGGGCCGTTCCGGTGCCCGCCCCCTCTCCGCGTCTTGCGCACCGGCCCGCCTGGCGCCCCCTGCTGCCGGGGCAGTCCGCCGCTCTCGCCGCCGAGCGGGAGGCCGGCGCGCACGCCGTGCACCGGGTGCTGAGCGCCGAGCTGACCGGACCGCTCGACGTGCCCGCGCTGCGGACGGCGATCGACGCGCTCTGCGCCCGGCACGAAGGGCTGCGCACCGCCTTCGCCCCGTTCGGGCAGGGCCTGGCCCGCCGGGTCCTCGACCGGCACCCGGCCCCGCTCGTCACCCTGCGGCATCTGCCGCCGGACGCCGGAGTCGAGCCGGTCGCGGCCGCCCATCTGCGGCTGACGGCCGATCTGCGCCGGCTCGCCGGACAGCCGGGCAGCCCGCCGCTCGCCTTCGTCCTGGCCGCGCTCGGCCCGGACCGGCATCTGCTGTCGTTCGTGCACCACGAGGCCGTGGCCGACGGCTTCTCCGCCGCCCTGGTCTGGCGCGAACTCCTCGACGGCTACCACCGCGTGACCCACGGTCTGCCCCCGGACCGCTCCCCCGCACCCGCCCCGGACACCGTGCTGCCGGACGGGGCCCCGTCGGGCGTGCCGGCCGGATCCGGCGGGCACGAGGGGGGCACGGTTCCGCGCTTCCGTACGGAGCGGCTGGGGTTCGGGCTCGATACGGCGCTGCGTGACGCGGTGGACCGGACGGCGCGGCGGGCCGGGGTGCCGCACAGCGGTGTGCTGCTCGCCGCCTGGGCGCTGGCGCTCGGCCGCGGCTCCGGGGCGGAGACCGTGGCGGTGGACGTCGAGCTGCCGCGCCACCCCGGCGCGGCGCCGGTGCGTTCGGTCGCTCCGTGTGCGGCGAGCGTGCCGGTCTCCTGCGCACTGGAGGGCACCACGGACTACTTCCTGCGGGGTGTGGCGTGCGCCTTCGGCGAGGCGCTGGCCGCCGCGGAGGCGCCGGCCGGGGGCGAGGGGCGAGGGACCGCACATGCCCTCGCTCCTTCGGCCCCGGCCCGGGTGCTGTTCGCGGCCCGCGACGAATGGCTCCCGGCCTCTTGCGCGTACGGCCCGCTCGGCGTGCGCTTCCACCACGGCCGGCTGGGAGCAGGCCCGGCGCAGGCGGCGCTGAGCGTGCTGCGCTGGCGCGAGGACCCGTTGCTGTGCCTGGACTTCGCACCGTCCGTGATCGAGCGCGCCTCGGCCGTACGGCTGGTGGCCGAGGTGCAGCAGACGCTGCGGGCCCTGGTGCGCGCACGCTCCTGGGCGCCGGTCGACGATCTGCTGCCGCGCTCCGGTGCACGCGGCACCGCCCCGTTCTCCGCAACGGGGACGGTGCCGCTCCCCCTGTGCTGA
- a CDS encoding TetR/AcrR family transcriptional regulator — MTARERRLREQANRHQLILATAREMAEEEGWDNVTTRRLADRIEYSQPVLYQHFKNKDAIVHAVATEGLGELTAVLRASRPTTEDPREALHAAGRAYAGFAARWPALYQAMLVLDTGEERADEREPQPLLDVLAEIQQVVEPVAEGRDPRVLAEVVWSAWHGLVTLTGGGRLTEDGTGDRLLLLTDALVQPAAQPA; from the coding sequence ATGACCGCCCGAGAGCGCCGCCTTCGTGAGCAGGCCAACCGCCATCAGCTGATCCTCGCCACCGCGCGCGAGATGGCCGAGGAGGAGGGCTGGGACAACGTGACCACGCGGCGCCTGGCGGACCGCATCGAGTACAGCCAGCCCGTGCTCTACCAGCACTTCAAGAACAAGGACGCCATCGTGCACGCGGTGGCGACCGAGGGCCTGGGCGAACTCACCGCCGTGCTGCGGGCCTCCCGCCCCACGACGGAGGACCCCCGCGAGGCACTGCACGCGGCCGGCCGCGCCTACGCCGGCTTCGCCGCCCGGTGGCCCGCCCTCTACCAGGCGATGCTGGTCCTGGACACGGGCGAGGAGCGCGCCGACGAGCGCGAACCGCAGCCCCTGCTCGACGTGCTGGCGGAGATTCAGCAGGTCGTCGAGCCCGTAGCCGAGGGCCGCGACCCGCGCGTCCTGGCGGAAGTGGTGTGGAGCGCCTGGCACGGCCTGGTCACGCTCACCGGAGGCGGCCGGCTCACCGAGGACGGGACCGGCGACCGGCTGCTCCTGCTCACCGACGCCCTGGTCCAGCCCGCCGCCCAGCCCGCCTGA
- a CDS encoding beta-ketoacyl-[acyl-carrier-protein] synthase family protein: protein MPPTPQTVVTGLGIVSSGGTGTDATWQSLLAGRPTARAMPLTAEQTPLPTCRVPDHDSARRVSGAWARRTDRYSQLAFTAADEALAAARLDPGCWEPTRVAVVMGTALAGVATLQSQITHQIRGRKVSPLTIPMFAPNMLPGQLALRLNATGPNLAVATACASGATAIGIAAQMIDAGTCDIALAGGSEAPIAPVVTAAFTRMNALAAPRADPGAASRPFDADRDGFVLGEGAAVLVLEHSVHAAARKATVLARLAGFGATADSHHITDPHPDGAGLSQAIAIALRQAGASPLDVDHVNAHATGTLKGDAIEAALLERLFGRHATVTAPKGTLGHTLGAAGAIEAALTVRAVAEQQVPPTANLDRPDFDLDFVTGTPRSQRIRLALTNSSGFGGQNTALAFTSS from the coding sequence ATGCCGCCGACACCTCAAACCGTTGTCACCGGCCTGGGAATCGTCAGCTCTGGGGGGACAGGAACCGACGCGACGTGGCAGTCGCTTCTGGCAGGCCGGCCCACCGCCCGCGCCATGCCCCTCACAGCCGAGCAGACGCCCCTGCCCACCTGCCGAGTCCCCGACCACGACAGCGCCCGCCGCGTCTCCGGCGCCTGGGCCCGGCGCACCGACCGCTACAGTCAGCTGGCCTTCACCGCCGCCGACGAAGCCCTCGCCGCAGCCCGGCTCGACCCCGGCTGCTGGGAACCCACGCGCGTCGCCGTCGTCATGGGAACCGCGCTCGCAGGTGTGGCCACCCTGCAGTCCCAGATCACGCACCAGATACGAGGCCGCAAAGTCTCCCCTCTGACGATCCCGATGTTCGCCCCCAACATGCTCCCTGGACAACTCGCCCTGCGCCTCAACGCCACAGGACCGAACCTCGCGGTCGCCACCGCCTGCGCGTCAGGAGCAACCGCCATAGGCATCGCTGCTCAGATGATCGATGCCGGCACCTGCGACATCGCCCTCGCCGGAGGCAGTGAGGCACCCATCGCTCCTGTCGTGACCGCCGCGTTCACACGTATGAACGCCTTGGCCGCACCCCGGGCCGACCCCGGCGCAGCGTCACGCCCGTTCGACGCCGACCGCGACGGATTCGTCCTGGGCGAGGGGGCAGCGGTACTCGTCCTCGAACACTCCGTCCACGCCGCAGCCCGCAAAGCCACGGTTCTTGCACGCCTGGCTGGATTCGGGGCCACCGCCGACAGCCATCACATCACCGACCCTCACCCCGACGGCGCCGGACTGAGCCAGGCCATCGCCATCGCTCTGCGCCAAGCCGGAGCCTCACCACTCGACGTCGACCATGTCAACGCCCACGCCACTGGCACCCTCAAAGGCGACGCCATCGAGGCAGCCCTGCTGGAGCGTCTCTTCGGACGTCACGCCACTGTCACCGCGCCGAAGGGCACGCTCGGGCACACCCTTGGAGCTGCCGGCGCCATTGAGGCGGCTCTCACCGTACGAGCCGTCGCCGAGCAACAAGTCCCTCCGACGGCCAACCTTGACCGCCCCGACTTCGACCTCGATTTCGTCACCGGCACCCCGAGAAGTCAGCGCATCCGCCTCGCGCTCACCAACTCCAGTGGCTTTGGCGGCCAGAACACCGCCCTGGCCTTCACCTCGTCCTGA
- a CDS encoding response regulator transcription factor: MEEQHATLRVLPGRPRLRQLADADDLSGAREPRPVRVHVVGTDPLARVGLRTLLADHPAIHITGESAPGPQLARALRTSRPRVLVVHGALPAEERLPLMGDQDGPDGLRMLTVGETPGDIPAHGHLPGTATAGELTSAVVLAAAGYTLVGAGRRALPPPGPRLSSVSPDELTEREGQVLDLLARGLSNAEIAHALTLSEHTVKTHVQNMLHKLRLRNRVHAAIYAFETGLRGTTD; this comes from the coding sequence ATGGAGGAACAGCACGCCACCCTGCGCGTACTGCCCGGGCGGCCCCGCCTGCGGCAGCTCGCCGACGCGGACGACCTGTCCGGCGCCCGGGAACCGCGCCCGGTCCGCGTCCACGTCGTCGGCACCGACCCGCTCGCCCGCGTCGGCCTGCGGACCCTCCTCGCCGACCACCCCGCGATCCACATCACCGGCGAGAGCGCACCCGGCCCCCAGCTGGCCCGCGCGCTGCGGACCTCACGCCCCCGGGTCCTCGTCGTGCACGGCGCCCTCCCCGCCGAGGAACGGCTGCCCCTGATGGGCGATCAGGACGGTCCTGACGGCCTCCGGATGCTCACCGTCGGCGAGACCCCCGGCGACATCCCCGCACACGGACACCTGCCCGGCACGGCGACGGCGGGCGAGCTCACCTCAGCGGTGGTGCTCGCCGCCGCCGGCTACACCCTCGTCGGCGCGGGCCGCCGCGCCCTCCCGCCGCCCGGCCCCCGGCTCTCCAGCGTCAGCCCCGACGAACTCACCGAACGCGAGGGCCAGGTCCTCGACCTCCTCGCCCGGGGCCTGTCCAACGCCGAGATCGCCCACGCCCTCACCCTGTCCGAACACACCGTCAAGACACACGTGCAGAACATGCTGCACAAGCTGCGGCTCCGCAACCGCGTCCACGCCGCCATCTACGCCTTCGAGACGGGCCTGCGCGGCACCACCGACTGA
- a CDS encoding helix-turn-helix domain-containing protein produces MLQQPAFGRRLKKLRTAQGFSQTALAGDGMSTGYLSRLESGARQPTERAVGYLAQRLGLEPADFEDPAGGSLAHALTLAASTGSDDALQTLHEALSAEGHELPVLRWQALWLLAQHRRVQGDHAGEREHLERLVRLGGDVGLAELRVRGLTRLARCLRSLGEINEAADAAVEADRIAREGAVGVDDHAGVLLALVSVRAEAGRIPDARAYADELTALVEGRHDALWAEAMWTAAAVRMRQGDYAGAQECLGQALERFAGNDDLVLWLRLRLAAGRLHLQKVPAEPEAAEKCVASAEQAMSFVGTPGMRQELTALKADLAFITGRYDEARTLLGELAAEEPMMTYRDRIRLDILRNQLRVLNGDESGVRGLRALAQQAQQDANIDLAAEIWRILADALSQIQQPSTGSAPAGSTLVATSTPTRTGSGT; encoded by the coding sequence ATGCTGCAACAACCCGCGTTCGGACGCCGTCTGAAGAAGCTGCGCACGGCCCAGGGCTTCTCGCAGACCGCGCTCGCCGGAGACGGCATGTCCACGGGCTACCTCTCCCGCCTGGAGTCCGGCGCCCGCCAGCCCACCGAACGCGCCGTCGGCTACCTCGCGCAGCGCCTGGGCCTCGAACCCGCCGACTTCGAGGACCCGGCGGGCGGCTCACTGGCCCACGCCCTGACCCTGGCCGCCTCCACCGGCTCCGACGACGCCCTGCAGACCCTGCACGAGGCGCTGTCCGCCGAGGGCCACGAACTGCCGGTGCTGCGCTGGCAGGCACTGTGGCTGCTGGCCCAGCACCGCCGGGTGCAGGGCGACCACGCCGGCGAACGCGAACACCTCGAACGCCTGGTCCGGCTCGGCGGCGACGTCGGACTCGCGGAGCTGCGGGTCCGCGGACTGACCCGCCTCGCCCGCTGTCTGCGCTCGCTCGGCGAGATCAACGAGGCCGCGGACGCCGCCGTCGAGGCCGACCGCATCGCCCGCGAGGGCGCGGTGGGCGTCGACGACCACGCGGGAGTGCTGCTCGCCCTGGTGTCCGTACGCGCGGAGGCCGGCCGCATCCCCGACGCGCGGGCGTACGCCGACGAGCTGACCGCGCTGGTCGAGGGCCGCCACGACGCGCTGTGGGCGGAGGCCATGTGGACGGCGGCCGCCGTAAGGATGCGCCAGGGCGACTACGCGGGGGCGCAGGAGTGCCTCGGGCAGGCGCTGGAACGGTTCGCGGGCAACGACGACCTGGTGCTGTGGCTGCGCCTGCGCCTCGCCGCAGGCCGACTCCACCTCCAGAAGGTCCCGGCCGAACCGGAGGCGGCCGAGAAGTGCGTGGCCTCCGCCGAACAGGCGATGTCCTTCGTCGGCACCCCCGGCATGCGCCAGGAGCTCACCGCCCTCAAGGCGGACCTGGCCTTCATCACCGGCCGGTACGACGAGGCCCGCACCCTGCTCGGCGAACTCGCGGCGGAAGAGCCGATGATGACGTACCGCGACCGCATACGCCTCGACATCCTGCGCAACCAGCTGCGGGTCCTCAACGGCGACGAGAGCGGAGTGCGGGGCCTGCGCGCCCTGGCACAGCAGGCACAACAGGACGCCAACATCGACCTGGCCGCCGAGATCTGGCGGATCCTCGCCGACGCCCTCTCCCAGATCCAGCAGCCCTCGACGGGTTCTGCACCGGCCGGGTCCACGCTCGTGGCGACCAGCACACCCACGCGGACGGGGAGCGGAACATGA
- a CDS encoding DUF2871 domain-containing protein, with product MRKSYYAAHVYMIVGVISGLFYREFTKIKDFTGETQLGLMHTHLLALGMIVFLIVLGLDKVFGLSGSKLFTAFFWFYNIGIAISTAMMGVHGILTVLGRDEDHIAEVVPLTAGLGHILLTVGLILLFILLGKRVNEHVGAADPKSEPAETTAV from the coding sequence ATGCGGAAGTCGTATTACGCAGCGCACGTCTACATGATCGTGGGAGTGATCTCCGGGCTCTTCTACCGGGAGTTCACCAAGATCAAGGACTTCACCGGCGAGACCCAGCTGGGGCTGATGCACACGCACCTGCTGGCGCTGGGCATGATCGTGTTCCTGATCGTCCTCGGCCTGGACAAGGTCTTCGGGCTGTCCGGCTCGAAGCTGTTCACGGCGTTCTTCTGGTTCTACAACATCGGGATCGCCATCTCGACCGCGATGATGGGCGTCCACGGCATCCTGACCGTGCTGGGCCGCGACGAGGACCACATCGCCGAGGTCGTGCCGCTGACGGCCGGGCTCGGCCACATCCTGCTGACCGTGGGGCTCATCCTGCTCTTCATCCTGCTCGGCAAGCGGGTCAACGAGCACGTCGGTGCGGCGGACCCGAAGAGCGAACCGGCCGAGACCACGGCGGTCTGA